One Dromiciops gliroides isolate mDroGli1 chromosome 3, mDroGli1.pri, whole genome shotgun sequence DNA segment encodes these proteins:
- the LOC122745461 gene encoding 60S ribosomal protein L30-like translates to MVAAKKMKKSLESVNSRLQLVVKSGKYVLGYKQTLKMIRQGKAKLVILANNCPALRKSKIEYYAMLAKTGVHHYSGNNTELGTACGKYYRVCTLAIIDPGDSDIIRSMPEQTSEK, encoded by the coding sequence ATGGTGGCCgcaaagaagatgaaaaagtcGCTGGAGTCCGTCAACTCGAGGCTCCAGCTGGTGGTGAAAAGCGGCAAATATGTGCTAGGCTACAAACAGACCCTGAAAATGATCAGACAAggcaaagccaaattggtcatctTGGCCAACAACTGCCCAGCCTTGAGGAAATCAAAGATTGAATATTATGCTATGTTGGCCAAAACTGGTGTACATCACTACAGTGGCAACAACACTGAATTGGGTACAGCATGTGGGAAGTACTACAGAGTTTGTACACTGGCTATCATTGATCCAGGTGATTCTGATATCATTAGAAGCATGCCAGAACAGACTAGTGAAAAGTAA